A window of Oncorhynchus mykiss isolate Arlee unplaced genomic scaffold, USDA_OmykA_1.1 un_scaffold_390, whole genome shotgun sequence contains these coding sequences:
- the LOC118954557 gene encoding uncharacterized protein LOC118954557, protein MSLAQGVSVPASVSEDRISCSFSTSAFSDTVSLFTKVMVSQVMDSVVSDAQGRGSSPTGTVTDIGSLLSGKSYHLPSFSAISMTTSGTSNAAQGFEANIDAEERDTISCFGVPQSIVCDQNSTSPDVASLSTPSTVNLVGDDDFTGLISMLVVRLLSKIQTQTDLYPTDVTRTSQDLIPKVIAAFCAWSGCSETQAYPKNLKSHKVYSTVYKHLLKEFGSEKILQLAVSTQDSTFNRILVKSLSKELLHSCNEASRAASRTSFEATRPEALLMAEDVKATRGKLSFLQRLARLKFNLKPFMMGNKKNSRHSESKDQTTAEEIMLAHPATFGLPEGLPSTSQQEKPRKRPLLIRMFSTISIGLSKPFKRFSKQA, encoded by the exons atgagtttggctcagggaGTTAGTGTGCCGGCTAGCGTATCTGAAGATAGGATTTCATGTTCTTTTTCTACATCAGCATTTAGTGACACAGTCAGCCTGTTTACCAAAGTAATGGTAAGCCAGGTCATGGACTCTGTGGTTTCTGATGCACAAGGCAGAGGGTCATCTCCAACCGGAACTGTAACTGATATAGGCAGTCTACTGAGTGGTAAGTCCTACCATCTGCCATCTTTCTCCgccatcagcatgacaacaagtgggacctccaatgctgcacAAGGCTTTGAGGCCAACATAGATGCTGAGGAAAGGGATACCATCAGTTGTTTCGGTGTACCTCAGAGCATTGTTTGTGATCAGAATTCAACCAGCCCGGATGTTGCCTCGCTTTCAACCCCATCCACTGTTAACTTAGTCGGTGATGATGACTTCACcggcctcatcagcatgttagtGGTGAGACTTCTGTCAAAAATACAAACCCAAACTGATCTGTACCCAACTGACGTCACACGCACGTCACAAGACCTGATTCCAAAAGTTATAGCTGCcttctgtgcatggtcaggctgctctgagacccaagcttatcccaagaacctgaagagtcacaaagtatacagcaccgtctacaaacatctgttgaaggagtttggctcagagaaaatactccaactggccgtgtcgactcaggactcCACTTTCAATAGGATTCTTGTGAAGTCATTGAGCAAGGAGCTTCTCCACAGTTGTAACGAGGCATCAAGAGCAGCCTCAAGAACATCTTTCGAAGCCACCAGGCCAGAAGCTCTTCTCATGGCTGAAGATGTGAAGGCTACCAGAGGGAAGCTGTCTTTCCTACAAAGGCTTGCCAGACTGAAATTCAACTTAAAG ccattcatgatgggaaacaagaagaattcccgccattctgaatccaaagaccagactactgctgaagagatcatgt TGGCACATCCTGCCACGTTTGGACTCCCAGAgggtcttccctccacctctcaacaggagaagcctcgcaaacgtccccttctaatcaggatgttttccaccatctccataggcctatccaagccattcaaacggttttcaaagcaagcttaa
- the LOC118954550 gene encoding uncharacterized protein LOC118954550 — protein MAQEKAGGHLLTHVPAISFETDSTVECTSKRTPEERDRVKREGKEVVEEEPVATPKEEAKKGRKAKSKRSGKKSRKLGTDNDAVSRNKHLDRGSVIELLEKKAVQATFGPGNKDEMEYSYPILISFLRNLTDEQWQVIYKGLKNPMTKEQLAKLCKTIVTFIAQTTLKILLPALARVLGVKDFADDDTDSPKRGGSARSFAAFDQERLELIQEVRYLAKKMYKGGTGAQHLRSLTPSSKSSQTSVKVLLGMTEDRIIKSVQEQLSDHNILSSCPPELTVGLIKVVVEQLNSALSATISRAISGRSSPISSGTQAAEQMVNMVQKCFDDHTTPEDQSSTSVLESCIPPATEEVMTVIAEIRS, from the exons ATGGcccaggagaaggctgggggCCACCTGCTCACTCACGTCCCAGCCATCTCCTTTGAGACCGACTCTACTGTGGAGTGCACCTCCAAGAGGACTCCGGAAGAGAGGGACCGGGTGAAG agggaaggaaaggaagttGTTGAGGAAGAACCTGTGGCCACACCCAAAGAGGAGGCCAAGAAGGGAAGGAAG gcAAAAAGTAAGAGGAGTGGCAAGAAGTCAAGGAAGCTGGGCACTGACAACGATGCAG TCTCCAGGAATAAACACCTGGATAGAGGATCTGTAATTGAGCTCCTGGAGAAGAAAGCTGTTCAGGCTACATTCGGCCCAGGCAACAAGGATGAGATGGAATACTCctacccaatcctcatctcattcctgcgcaatcttactgatga gcagtggcaagtgatctacaaaggactaaaaaaccct ATGACGAAGGAACAGCTTGCCAAATTGTGCAAGACAATTGTAACCTTCATCGCACAGACCACCCTGAAGATCCTGCTGCCAGCCCTGGCCCGCGTACTTGGGGTAAAGGACTTTGCTGACGAcgacactgactcacccaagaggggtggcagtgcaagatcctttgctgcctttgatcaggaaagactggagctcatccaggaagttaGATATCTGGCGAAGAAAATGTATAAGGGCGGCACAGGGGCTCAACATCTCAGGTCCCTAACACCCTCTTCTAAGAG ttcccagacctcagtgaaagtcctcctgggaatgacagaggacagaatcatcaaaagtgtccaggagcaactgtcTGATCATAATATCCTGTCCTCTTGCCCACCTGAGCTGACTGTTGGTCTTATCAAGGTGGTGGTCGAACAGCTTAACTCTGCCCTCTCTGCGACCATCAGCAGAGCCATTTCAGGGCGGTCCTCCCCTATTTCTTCTGGTACCCAGGCCGCTGAACAaatggtcaacatggtccagaaatgttttgatgatcACACCACCCCAGAGGACCAGAGCTCTACCTCTGTATTAGAGTCATGCATTCCACCTGCAACAGAAGAAGTGATGACTGTTATCGCAGAGATA AGGAGCTGA